The window CCCCGTCTCCGCATTCACAGTTgcagcaccaccatcatcagcctctGCCCCAGCGGCGGCGACTCAATCGATCCGGCAGTCCAAtcatcaagatggaggagcagGACTCGGGGCTGCACGACATGGCCGCGCAGCAGGCGGCGGCCGAGCGATTCCAGCCGGGCCTCGAGGTgcgtctttcttctctctgctgGCCTGGCACACAAGATGGATCATGGCCAGCGCTTCCCAATCCCTACGGAGtttgctctgctcttgtCTCTACCTTTTGTCGTTTCTCCCCGCTTTATAAGACAAAAGAGCGCAACTAACGcttttgatgctgtcaacAGGGACCGTTTGTCGGCGAAAAGACCCCGAGCGATGCCATCACCCAAGAATACGCAAAGGCCGACCCTGTCTACATCGAAAAGACCATCGTTTgtctccccctccccttcgATAGAATAGATACATGGCGAACATCATTGAGCTATGGAAACACGACttgggaaaaagaagaataggAAACAGAAAGAGGAAACGTTGAACATCGATGCTAATCTGCTTCTTTCCCCGCCGCAGGCTCTACCACAGACATACTCCCACTACCGCCAGATCAAGGGCGATGGAAACTGCGGGTGGCGCGGTAAGTTTGCTGCACCAGTCTTGGGCTCTACGGCATGTGCAAAGCTAACGACAGGCCATTGTCTCTACAGCAATTGCATTTGCATACTACGAAAAGCTCATCGATCTCGGAGACCAAGGCCAGATCGAGGGCGAGGTGGCTCGTCTCATGAGCCTCGGCCACATGATCTCCAACATCGGCCGCTACGAATATCACGAAGATTTCGCCGAAGAGGCGCACAACCTGCTGCGGGACATTGCTGCCAACATAGCAAACCCGGGCCTGGCTCGAGTGATTTTGCTTCAGCGCTTCAACGACGCCACCATCGAGGCCAACATCATCTACTACTTCCGCATACTATCCGCCACCTCCCTCAAGGCGAATGCAGCCACCTACGACGACTTTGCTGCTGACTTCGGCGGCATTGCAAACTACTGCTCGCAGGCCATCGACATCGTTAACCGCGAGATTGAGCACCTCGGCATCATTGGCCTGGCCAACCTGTTGCTCAAGCCAATCGACTTTGTCCTGGAAATCGCATACCTAGACCGCAGCCCCGGAAACCAAGTCAACCGCTACCGATTCCCAGAAGAGGCCAACCAGCAAGACACGGTCACTCTCGGGCCCACGCTCTATCTGCTATACCGTCCTGACCACTACGACATTCTCTACCGAGCACCACCCGTCCAGGCTCCCGCTCCGCCAGCCATACCTGTCTCCGTTCCTGCGCCTTCTGGCCCTGCCGATTTACAGATCCACCGGGTGGACGGCTTCACGAACAACCTCACAATCAGCTCAACACCTTTCACGGGTAACATGGGTCTTCTTGCCACGCTGCCTACCTTCGGCATGAACTCGTTGGACTCGCTGGGTCAATTGGGCGTGAGCATGGGCGGATTGGGTCAGTTGAACGTGAGCGGCATGCCTCCTTTGACGTCACCGCCGGCGGCGGCCAGCCCTGTTGGCGAAGCCTTTGtgccgccgcagcagcagtccGTCCCCTGGGAGCCACAGTATCCCGAGGtgtcacagcagcagccaccaccaccgtccACGctccctccctcttctgCGGCGGCGGTTAGCCCCATGACTCCGAGCGCCTCAATGACGCCTAGCCCTACCACGAGGAGTAGTAGTatcagcagccttctcccTTCGAACCCTCCGGCACAGCCTGTAACTTCCCCGTCGGGATACCACATACGTTTCAGCCCCGTCCAGCTGGAGTATGAAGAGAGCAACCGCAGTGGTATCCGGGAGCCTGTCTTTCAAACGACTCAGAGCACCACGTTCAAGAACAGCGTATGGAACAGAGCACACTACGGAAATCCCGATTTTCACCCCGAAGAGTACGTTCCGGATGAGGAGCAGTGGGAGAGGCGTGGTGGTCGCGCAAAggcgaggagcagctcgtGAAGCCGGCCATGATTACCCGATAGAGGCACCAAGTGTGCCCACGTCCTTTGATGTATAGGCGAAGGTGATGagctgaagagagaaggaaagagagaTTGATGTGGTTAAGAACCCGAAGAACCTTGGGTGGGTTGAACGTCATGGTTTTTCCTCATCGCCTTCGTCTACATGGGCGGAAGGCGTGCGTTTTATTGCGAGGATCGATGTGCTTCTTTGCATTGTTTTGGCCGGCATGGTGTCTTTTCCCCGCTTACTCATTGGGTTCAGCTTTGTCTGCTAAACGCATTTCTTAATGGTGAGCGACTCAACGAGGTTGACACAGAAGATGAGAGCCAGAGACAGAGGCTAAAGTTTGTTGAGCATTTTACCCAGTTACAGAAGGGTTTTATGAGTCGTCAAGGTCTGTTGTTTGTACCAgcgttttctctttttctttctttctttcttcttctttctagttgtctcctttcttcttgtttccttttcttccctcaactgtttcttcttcatctggttTAGTGGAGTCTTTGGGTGGTGTACACTGTGGTGGGCGACTTGGTGGAGGCTTAAGATTCTTTTGATATGGATATTATGATACGTCATAGCACCGGCGTTTTTGGGGGGTCAATGCAGGCGGAAAACTTAATAATTGCAACAATTGTTGAATCTGATTAGCGATGGTCGTGTGTggtctgtgtctgtgtctctTTGTCTGTGATGTGATGACGGATTGCTGATGTTGCAACCATGTGAGTGATCATGTGGTGTCGAGGTTGCGTGGTATCAGACTCGGGACTGTTTCGTGGTGAGCAGAGCACTGACGGAAAATGCATTCCATCTATGCAACGATCCACCGCTCCGACTTGGGGTTTGTGGTGGTTTGACGTCGAGTCTGACTGACGGTGATTATTAGATGGCGTATGCACATGTAGGTGTCAtatcatgtcatgtcatgcGTGAGGTTTGATGCCAAGGCGGCGTATCCGGACTTGCGTTGGCGTGAGAGTATGTACGTGATGTGGCATTGCATTCTCTTGCTTATTCTTGATGTGTGATGTGTGATGTGTGAGGAGGATCGCCATTGGGGTTGTTTGTGTCGTCGTtgcatggagatggagacggaggGGAGTATCGGGTAAGAGGCAATGCGTAGGAAACCAGAGTTTGACGAATCGTATTAGCTCAGAAAAGTAGATTCTCGACATTgtgatttctttctttctttctttgtacTAGTAGTATTTGACTTCCTTTGGTAATATTCCGTTAGGTTACAGTGTAGGGGTATGGAAAACGGGTGCCTGGACAAAGACCAAGACCCAATGCATGGAAGCAGTGCATGGTAGTATTTTCTCTTCCGGCCTTTTGTTTATGTACTCGTGATCTGTTCTGCACTTGCAGCTCTGTCTTATGTGCATAATGTCTGTCTTTTACtcggctcttttttttttttgcgaGCTTCTTGATTGAGAGGGAGAGTGGGTTTTGCTGTTGTTTAGTGCCGTGTGGAGAGCGTATGGAATATCGTGAGTCTGGAGGATTTTTTGTACGATTTGGAGCTAAcggagatttttttttctcaaatGGGCTTGTGTAGATGGGGTCTATGACTATTTGCTTTGTGAATGAATTGTTAGTGTTACATCGTTTGAGGCGTATAAGCGGATATGTCGATGCCGTTGTTTGGCGAGGTGCTTCTTTTGGTTTGGCTggatatgtatgtatgcagCGACTTAGACAGGTGAAGTCTTCATTCTTTGCTGCAGTAGCAACAGTAAGACGAGATGCAGGGCCCctgactacatgtactgcGGGCATATCACATGTTGTGTCCATGCATGTTTTAGATGTACGGACGGAGTAGCGGATAGAGAAGTGCGAAAGACAGCTAGGAGGATGAGGTGTGATGTGAAGTTTGTGCTTGCATGTGTCGATTACGGACAGTTGGCCgcatgttggagatggtttGACATTGGCCGGAAGCATAGAGAGTTTGGTGGAGGATTCTGTGAGTACAGGTATGTGATTTGATATCAGATGTTGGATGCATTAGCACGTGCTTGGCTCTTTGGGGTTGTGAGATGAACCAACTGGTAAAGAGAGCTTCAACGAATGAAATCAATTTTCATATTGTTGGCTGCTGATTTTCCAATcctgtcttttttcttcttcggcatATGACAGATCCGCTAAGCCATGCGACAAGCGTGGTGACAGATTTGTGACTAAGGGGCGGGAAGGATTCAGATGGATCAAGTGTGACGATGCAGCGCGATGGAGTTCGTTGGTTTGAAGACAAGACACGAGGCAGAGAATGAACCAGGGGGGTGGATCTAGTTGTGCATCGGGGGGACTGGCGATTTAGGCAAGATGCGGCGAGTCTTGTGGGTATACtgtgatgagaagagaaagaaagtgaatgatgatgatgatggggttgatgaagaagggtTGTGTCGAGAGTCTGTGTGTcgagttgttgttgatgggTTGCGTGTAATCGCATCGTGTGAGAGTCTGGGCGCTTATGAGCACGAATAGCCGCAATGCAACACGCAACTTTGACAAATTATTAACCATTATTAATTCATCCATTCAGCtgaacaaagggaaaaaagaagacaagagTTACGTAGAGACAGCTAAAAataacaaaagaagagagacaaggacGAAATAGGCAGTTTTCCCCCGACCACACGGAGGGCTGTCAATCTGCAAGCTGCGTGTTGGGCGTGTATGCCGTTGGTTCGTTGGGTTGCTTGGCCAATTCTGcctgcatctttttttcccattggATCATACATATCCCGATGCTGATAGGTGACCGTGAcgggccttttttttctccccccctGTCGGCTGGATTATGAGCTCGAAATTGAGAGGCTTGGGATTGATTGGGTTTTTATCGATTGATTTCTGTTATCGTCttactctttttcttccttttcttcttctttacaTTCCAATTGTGTTGGtttccctccttcttctACTTGGACGACAGTGACTGACTGATTTGCCTTTTATTAGTATTGATCTTCTACTTTACTTATCAGCCAGCCaatccttcttcctccaccatctcctctcttcccgTGTCCCTCGACTCATGTGAATTCGATTCATCACATTCTGGGCACATTCGATAGCCGTCTCGCCCCCCCTTCTTGGCGTCAACGGCGATTGGCCACGTGGAGTTCCTTCCATTAAACCTTCCAGACCAATCCAATCCTACGCTCCTGTTTCTTCCAGTCCATCTCGCAGCTTTTCAATTGCTAATCAAACCCATCGATTCTATTCTTAGCCCAAAGCTGCCGCACTGTTTGGAAATTAGTGGCTGGCAGTtctcatttcatttcattttaATAACTTCATTCCAataagaaagaagaaaaagaaaagaagaacggGAAGGAAAGTGCCCGTTCCAATTTACACCGGAAATTCCGGCCTCGCTCCAGGCCCTGGTTGTACAAGTTCGACAGCAAGTACAGGGATTGGGCCTTGGAACTACTGTACTCTCTCTTCAGCTCGCTTGACAATCAATCACATCACCTGACGGCCTTTTTTCATTCAGTTCAGAGTCTAGCTGTTTGCCACGTGGGggccatttcttcttctattcaAATCTCTCAAGAtagaggggggagagaaaaaagacaaagcgGCGTTTTTTTGCTGCTATAGCAATCACCGGAATTCCATCTGCAGGAACGAAAATCacgggagaaaaaagaaaccgaCAGAAGGATTAAAGAACAAATGACACATGACACTTGCTAGACGGCTCGCGGCTCCAGGTTTTGTCTAAATTAGGGTGGGTGGAAGCGACGCCGCGGCGGTCCACATCAATACGACTCTAATTGCAGCTCAGTTTACGTCCAGCCGGTTCTACATTGAAGACGGCATAAACAACCCAAAGGGGTAAAAagctaaaaagaaaaagcagcgAGCCAGGGAGAAAACCAATTAGGAACAGTGGCCTCTGATTACGATTCTGGAGAAAAGGCGGCTGGAAAGCATTGTGTTGGGAGTGAATTGAGATCCGAATCTTGCTGAGAGCACACACAACTGGTGAATATCAGTTAGTTCCATCGACTGATTGATAATGGCGGTGGAAAGTATCCCGCCTGCTGGCAAGTCTGTCATCATAGACGATGACTATGAACAACGTGAAAAGCACAATGatcatgatgctgctgcagagacagacgaagaagaagaagaagaagaagaagacggagaagagcaCGAacatgaagacgaggaagacggagaaggagaggaagaagaccacgacgacgaagacgacgcaACGGCCAGcgactccaactccaactaCTCGTCCGCCTCGGAAGACGCCCTCCCGCCGATCCACGAGTACGGCCACGTCTACCACGGCTCGGGCCGCATGGTGACGCCCAACGACCCGTGCGAGAACCAACGCCAGGCCTACCAGCACGAGCTCTTCACGCTGTGCCTCGGCGGCGCCCTGACCTTTACCAAGCTGCCGCTGGAACACCTGAGCCCGGACAGTCCGCGCTTCCATATTCTTGATGTTggttgtggtggtggccaCTGGGGCATGGAGATGGCCCAGAGCAACCCGCTGGTCGACGTGCTGGGCATCGAGCTGAGCAGCGCCAACCTACCCAAAGAAGTGCCGCCCAACCTAACCTTTGAGATTGCcgatgccgccgaggacTGGCCGCCGCGCCTCTACGACTTTATTCATCTGCGCAACCTGGTGGGAGGCGGTATTCGGGACTGGCGCCGCCTCATTGTCCAGGCCTTTGACCACCTCAAGCCGGGGGGCCAGCTCGAGTTCACAGAGGTCacgccgctcttcttcggcgTCGACCCGGACCCCACGTCCGAGTCGTCCGACGACGCCGACACCGACACCGACACCGACGCCGAGACGGACCAACAGCAGGCGGAGACGGAGCAGCGGCCCCGGGCGGCCCTCGGCGCGGCGACGATCGAGTACGGCGCCGTGTTCGCCGAGATTGCCGCCGCGCAGGGCATCGACTTTGACCCTACGCCAAAGGTGAGGCCGTGGCTGCGCGAGCTGGGCGCCGAGAGCGTGCGCGAGCGGTCCGACTGGATGCCGGTGCGGAACTGGGCTCGGGATCCTGTGGTgaggaagaagggcgagattCTATACAAGATGCTCGAGACGGGTGAGTTCATGTTGTTCTTCTTGCGATGAGTGCTTTCTTCAAGAGGTTGTTTCTGACGCTGTTATTCCTTCAGGCTGTAACCATTGGACGCTGAGAATGTTTGGCCTCGCTGGCTGGGAGGAAGCAAAGACACGCGAACTGCTGGACAGGGTGATGAAAGAATATGACGATCCGTTCCTCAGGAGTTGCATCAAAGTGTATGTGTACCGTatgtcttttgctttgcttgaCGCTGACACTTTCATGATAGAACATTTATATCGGCGAGAAAGCCCGGCGGCAAAAGTACCAAGACGAAGAACGTGGAAAAGACACAATGAACGGCCTCTGCGAATCAAGAAACATCCAGacgatatatatatataccccCTTCTTGTCTCTCGAGCGATTCTCAGCAAACCAAGagcgccaaagaagaaaaagggacAAGGGAAATAATGACAAAGCACGCAGAAAGGACACTCTGCCGCACTGCTATTCAACTACTGAtgcccaagaagagaaaaaggaaaggtcTAGCCAAAACCGTCTCCGTCGCTGGTATTCTACGCATCTTACAATGTTCATAACCATAAGCCATTTACGCAACGCTTCAAAGATTCAACCGCCTCTTGCGCCAGTCCGTCTGCGTTCTTACACGGCCTCAATATACCGCTTCATTTCCCTGGACACGATTAGTCAGTAAAGGGCGACGTTATCTGGTTCTGGAGTGCTCAAGTCTTACCAATCTGTTACGGCTTCGTCATACAGTCTGATTTCGTTCTCTCGGGTGCCACCAAAGTGGTCCACGAAATCGTCGCCCAGCACCTCTCTGGCGATGCTATCCTTGGCCATGAATCTCGCCGTAGCCTCTCGCAGGCTCTTGGCCAGTCGCGCCCCCTGGTCGGAAGAGCCGCCGACGTTCTCGCCCATGGCCAGTGGCGGACACGGAAtctcgagcttcttttcGACTCCGCGCCAGCCGCAGCCCAGGACGGCGGCAAGGACAAAGTGGGGATTGGTATCGGCGCCGGGCACACGGATCTCGAATCGTGTGGCCGAAGCCTTGGAAGTGGGCGGCGCAATGAGGCGGATAGAAGCGGCACGGTGCTCGAGACCCCACGAGACGGTTACCGGGGCCCAGAAGTTCTCGACCAGGCGCTTGTACGAGTTGATTGTGGGCGCAAGCAGAGGCATGATGTCAGGGAGACCCTCCAAGACACCGGCCAGGAAATGACGTCCTAGGTCTGACAGTCCTGCGACATCCTTCCACGGCGCATTTTCGTCAACCGTCTCTCTCGCTAGCAGGTttttgccattctcatcgaCGATGGATACGTGCATGTGGCCGCTGTTTCCAGGGAGGCCCTGTTTGGGCTTGGCCATGAAACACGGCGTGATGCGATGCTTTGCGCCAACGCTCTTGACGACGTACTTGAACAAGCTGGCGCGGTCCGCCATCTCGGCGACTTCGCCAAATTCGAGGGCAGCCTCAAACACGCCCGGACCGGACTCGGTGTGCCAACCCTCAACATTGCAGTCAAACGTCTCGCAGGTGTCAAAGATTTCGTAGTACCAGTCCCTGTTGTGAACGGGTCGTGTGAGGGAGTATCCAAACATGCCCTCGGTGAGCGAAGGGAGCTGGTGCGGGGGGTTGTTCTGGAGGAAGTTGGCGGGAGATGATGAGTCGTCGGGGGTCTGGAAAGTGTAGAATTCGTATTCAGCTAGAGGAGACAGAATAGAAGTTGTTAGCATGCAATATCTCGTCTTATTAAAGGAagcgaaaaaagaagggagagcTCACCACCGGCCATGGCGCCATAGCCCTTGCTGCGTAGGCGGTCCAGCTGCGTCTTCAGCAGCCCGCGCGGGCATGCGCAAATGGGCAGCTTTGTGTCTGGGTCGTGGAaggtgatgaggaagaaggggaTGTTGTTCTCCCAGGGTATCCTGCGGAAGCTGTTGAGGTCGGGGATGGCTAGCAGATCGCGGTATCCGTTCTCGGCGTTTGAGATTTTGAGCTCGCGCAGGTACGTCTGGTCGTGCATGTCCCAGCCAAAGATGACGGagcagaagccaaagccggcGGTGGCGATGGAGAGGAACTTTTTCTTGGAGACGAGCTTGCCGCGGAGGATTCCGTCGACGTCGAGGCCGGCGAGCTTGACTTTGGTGTCGTGCTCGAGCAGGGCCTcgagggaggcggc of the Trichoderma breve strain T069 chromosome 4, whole genome shotgun sequence genome contains:
- a CDS encoding glutamine synthetase, catalytic domain-containing protein codes for the protein MAVTKPITAASLEALLEHDTKVKLAGLDVDGILRGKLVSKKKFLSIATAGFGFCSVIFGWDMHDQTYLRELKISNAENGYRDLLAIPDLNSFRRIPWENNIPFFLITFHDPDTKLPICACPRGLLKTQLDRLRSKGYGAMAGAEYEFYTFQTPDDSSSPANFLQNNPPHQLPSLTEGMFGYSLTRPVHNRDWYYEIFDTCETFDCNVEGWHTESGPGVFEAALEFGEVAEMADRASLFKYVVKSVGAKHRITPCFMAKPKQGLPGNSGHMHVSIVDENGKNLLARETVDENAPWKDVAGLSDLGRHFLAGVLEGLPDIMPLLAPTINSYKRLVENFWAPVTVSWGLEHRAASIRLIAPPTSKASATRFEIRVPGADTNPHFVLAAVLGCGWRGVEKKLEIPCPPLAMGENVGGSSDQGARLAKSLREATARFMAKDSIAREVLGDDFVDHFGGTRENEIRLYDEAVTDWEMKRYIEAV
- a CDS encoding methyltransferase domain-containing protein produces the protein MAVESIPPAGKSVIIDDDYEQREKHNDHDAAAETDEEEEEEEEDGEEHEHEDEEDGEGEEEDHDDEDDATASDSNSNYSSASEDALPPIHEYGHVYHGSGRMVTPNDPCENQRQAYQHELFTLCLGGALTFTKLPLEHLSPDSPRFHILDVGCGGGHWGMEMAQSNPLVDVLGIELSSANLPKEVPPNLTFEIADAAEDWPPRLYDFIHLRNLVGGGIRDWRRLIVQAFDHLKPGGQLEFTEVTPLFFGVDPDPTSESSDDADTDTDTDAETDQQQAETEQRPRAALGAATIEYGAVFAEIAAAQGIDFDPTPKVRPWLRELGAESVRERSDWMPVRNWARDPVVRKKGEILYKMLETGCNHWTLRMFGLAGWEEAKTRELLDRVMKEYDDPFLRSCIKVTFISARKPGGKSTKTKNVEKTQ
- a CDS encoding peptidase c65 otubain domain-containing protein, giving the protein MFQPQPTPYSASSFASYPYGLGAAHSLDFLFPTGGAAGIAAGGAAGGIAGGAGVGASAGVGAGAGPGSALGPASCGALYNPYSSPSPHSQLQHHHHQPLPQRRRLNRSGSPIIKMEEQDSGLHDMAAQQAAAERFQPGLEGPFVGEKTPSDAITQEYAKADPVYIEKTIALPQTYSHYRQIKGDGNCGWRAIAFAYYEKLIDLGDQGQIEGEVARLMSLGHMISNIGRYEYHEDFAEEAHNLLRDIAANIANPGLARVILLQRFNDATIEANIIYYFRILSATSLKANAATYDDFAADFGGIANYCSQAIDIVNREIEHLGIIGLANLLLKPIDFVLEIAYLDRSPGNQVNRYRFPEEANQQDTVTLGPTLYLLYRPDHYDILYRAPPVQAPAPPAIPVSVPAPSGPADLQIHRVDGFTNNLTISSTPFTGNMGLLATLPTFGMNSLDSLGQLGVSMGGLGQLNVSGMPPLTSPPAAASPVGEAFVPPQQQSVPWEPQYPEVSQQQPPPPSTLPPSSAAAPVTSPSGYHIRFSPVQLEYEESNRSGIREPVFQTTQSTTFKNSVWNRAHYGNPDFHPEEYVPDEEQWERRGGRAKARSSS